In Trichoplusia ni isolate ovarian cell line Hi5 chromosome 7, tn1, whole genome shotgun sequence, a single genomic region encodes these proteins:
- the LOC113496080 gene encoding connectin-like produces MTMERRIAGVIYILITFALVNEMSINVYARDNNNKRRTKEKSGGFQKNICDITDRDSKVHCYCENTRELRNATKAECWVFNGGIPRDDLIWQSFASQPTLQTLSFSVRVDGALEYIPKKALFYLQRLRSISIKYGNIVDVTPYSLANLTNLKEASLSQNQIENLQQYAFAHLPNITTLNLEENMIIDIDAEAFYDLPKLQKLVFTKNNISTIRNGTFQHTFNLLELDLNKNNIYYLNRRTFDGLANLKKLDLRKNRIQNLTEFTFAELWNLQELLLGKNDLRYISERAFDGLSQLRKLSLDDNKLASLPSGLFEGVRGLSSLDLRSNELHTLTFDNIKPILDNLKPQNSNLLLEENSLICDCRLKWMHSLRNETKSQNTIESLDGVRCMMDPPIVSSAYNKMPDAMDNKLDYNQDILHAGLTIETLDDKMNVTEKKTLPGDLSKDDNEISKKGIKRTVLKIPPENLPCPRDVIKTTELPSYLADPVTPIQNEMKTSRLQEANRAYMNLRSSFTVAVLWSVCFRFFFI; encoded by the exons ATGACAATGGAGAGACGAATTGCCGGCGTAATCTACATATTGATCACTTTCGCTCTCGTTAATGAAATGTCAATAAACGTATACGCGAGGGACAACAACAACAAGAGGCGCACCAAAGAGAAGAGCGGAGGCTTCCAAAAGAATATTTGTGACATCACAGACCGAGATTCAAAAGTACACTGCTACTGCGAAAATACTAGGGAACTGAGGAATGCGACCAAGGCGGAATGTTGGGTGTTCAACGGCGGAATACCGCGGGACGACCTCATCTGGCAGAGTTTTGCCTCACAACCAACTTTGCAAACTTTGTCTTTTAGCGTCCGAGTCGATGGCGCTTTGGAGTATATACCTAAAAAGGCATTATTCTATTTACAGCGCTTGAGGTCAATTAGTATAAAGTACGGCAACATAGTCGACGTCACACCTTACTCGTTAGCCAACTTAACCAACCTCAAGGAAGCGAGTTTATCCCAAAACCAAATCGAAAATTTACAGCAGTACGCGTTCGCTCACTTACCTAATATAACGACGCtaaatttagaagaaaatatgaTCATAGACATCGATGCTGAAGCTTTTTACGATTTGCCGAAACTGCAGAAGCTGGTGTTCACAAAGAATAATATATCGACGATCAGAAACGGTACATTTCAGCACACGTTCAATTTGCTGGAATTGGATTTGAATAAGAACAACATATACTATTTGAACCGTAGGACATTCGATGGATTGGCGAATCTGAAGAAATTGGATTTGAGAAAGAATCGAATACAAAATTTAACGGAATTCACGTTTGCCGAGCTGTGGAATCTACAGGAATTACTGTTGGGGAAGAATGATTTGCGGTATATATCGGAGAGGGCATTCGACGGTCTGTCTCAACTGAGAAAGTTGTCCCTTGATGACAATAAACTCGCTTCTCTCCCGTCGGGACTCTTCGAGGGAGTGAGGGGACTCAGCTCTTTGGACTTGCGCTCCAATGAACTACACACATTAACTTTCGACAATATAAAGCCTATATTGGACAACTTGAAACCGCAAAACAGTAATCTACTACTCGAAG agAACAGCTTAATTTGTGACTGCAGACTGAAGTGGATGCATTCGTTAAGAAATGAGACGAAAAGTCAGAATACAATAGAATCCCTTGACGGTGTGAGGTGCATGATGGATCCGCCAATCGTGAGTTCAGCTTATAATAAAATGCCAGACGCTATGGATAACAAACTGGATTATAATCAAGACATACTTCACGCCGGCCTAACCATCGAGACGCTGGACGACAAAATGAATGTGACGGAGAAAAAGACATTACCAGGCGACCTATCTAAAGACGATAATGAAATATCCAAAAAGGGTATAAAGAGGACTGTTTTGAAAATCCCTCCTGAGAATCTCCCATGCCCGAGGGACGTTATAAAAACAACAGAGCTCCCATCATATTTAGCAGATCCTGTAACACCAATAcagaatgaaatgaaaacttctAGATTGCAGGAAGCTAATCGCGCTTATATGAACTTAAGGTCAAGTTTCACTGTTGCAGTTTTATGGAgtgtttgttttagatttttctttatataa